A single genomic interval of Streptosporangium album harbors:
- a CDS encoding phosphotransferase codes for MRGVPLATLTHEFDKKVHAIASSGVPAGIREIWDDAVSAPDGEGPPVWLHGDLHPANVVVSDGALSGVIDFGQLGAGDPAADPVEVRCRLPTDSPIFEPGGPISRCDRGVWHGAAARGSCGMAPRRSPSSAPTIRPNRPRNRADRGNRAERANNLIKVLTVDRITP; via the coding sequence ATGCGCGGCGTTCCCCTCGCAACGCTCACACACGAGTTCGACAAGAAAGTCCACGCCATTGCCTCCAGCGGCGTTCCCGCCGGCATCCGAGAGATCTGGGACGACGCCGTGTCGGCTCCCGACGGGGAGGGCCCGCCGGTATGGCTGCACGGTGACCTTCATCCGGCGAACGTCGTCGTCTCGGACGGGGCGCTCTCCGGCGTGATCGACTTTGGTCAACTCGGCGCCGGTGATCCGGCGGCCGATCCGGTCGAGGTTCGCTGCCGCCTGCCCACCGACTCACCGATTTTCGAGCCGGGCGGACCAATATCTCGATGTGACCGCGGCGTGTGGCACGGTGCCGCAGCCAGGGGCAGTTGCGGCATGGCACCGAGGAGATCACCCTCTTCTGCGCCCACGATCCGACCAAACCGCCCTAGAAATAGGGCAGATCGGGGGAATAGGGCAGAACGGGCTAACAATTTGATCAAGGTCCTGACGGTCGACCGAATCACTCCATAA
- a CDS encoding ADP-ribosyltransferase domain-containing protein yields the protein MNTALEALGVDEIDWLPGKGWNKLAAQAGGADADTADRMGAFIASTMELHKLYLERLASVKDEGLELPAIIGVFDTPLMDFREAGAPVAKLLSGLDWHMEQSYQFGEKQAGDAAGGLSADEIAALYLYTCESAFYRQINATLRNPDRTRIVPYLRLLFSAVSRLPARKEPLWRGVSLDLRAQYPLGRTVTWWGVSSCTSKLDVAQAFLGRRGKRTLFEVLPVRAVGIRSFSSFTGEEEFILAPGTQLKVTDVKAERGGLYTVKLTELAEQHQVA from the coding sequence GTGAACACGGCACTCGAGGCGCTTGGGGTCGACGAGATCGACTGGCTGCCCGGCAAGGGGTGGAACAAGCTCGCGGCGCAAGCCGGCGGGGCGGACGCGGACACGGCCGACCGCATGGGGGCGTTCATCGCCTCCACGATGGAGTTGCACAAGCTCTACCTCGAACGGCTCGCCAGCGTCAAGGACGAGGGGCTGGAACTTCCGGCGATCATCGGCGTGTTCGACACCCCGCTCATGGACTTCCGCGAGGCCGGCGCCCCGGTGGCCAAGCTGCTGTCGGGTCTCGACTGGCACATGGAGCAGTCGTACCAGTTCGGCGAGAAGCAGGCGGGCGACGCGGCCGGCGGCCTGTCCGCCGACGAGATCGCGGCCCTCTACCTCTACACCTGTGAGTCGGCGTTCTACCGGCAGATCAACGCCACCCTGCGCAACCCGGACCGCACCCGGATCGTCCCGTACCTGCGACTCTTGTTCTCGGCCGTGTCGCGTCTGCCGGCCCGCAAGGAGCCGCTGTGGCGCGGGGTATCGCTGGACCTGCGAGCGCAGTATCCTCTCGGCCGAACCGTGACGTGGTGGGGCGTGTCCTCGTGCACGTCGAAGCTCGACGTGGCCCAGGCGTTCCTCGGCCGCCGCGGCAAGCGGACGCTCTTCGAGGTGCTCCCCGTGCGGGCCGTGGGCATCCGCAGTTTCTCCTCGTTCACCGGCGAGGAGGAGTTCATCCTCGCCCCCGGCACGCAGCTCAAGGTGACCGATGTGAAGGCCGAGCGCGGCGGCCTGTATACCGTGAAGCTGACCGAACTGGCCGAGCAGCACCAGGTGGCGTGA
- a CDS encoding macro domain-containing protein: MTVKHVKPLLKVVLVDINAKVVQSWRAAFADTPEVEIHKGSILARHVDAWVSPTNSRGRMDGGVDAVIKRHLGAGIQLRVQRAIRDQFEGSLPVGSAVCVPSGATNPKFLISTPTMVQSVQNVSETLNVALACAAAFQAIHMQNEKEPGSIESVALVGMGMATGRVPPRVCANLMWTGYTLFNDYYFQDYDDLQKTIREQLDDIESRPEEERVRIKPPAGQSRG, encoded by the coding sequence ATGACCGTCAAGCACGTGAAGCCGCTGCTCAAGGTGGTGCTGGTGGACATCAACGCGAAGGTGGTGCAGTCGTGGCGGGCGGCGTTCGCCGACACTCCCGAGGTCGAGATCCACAAGGGGTCAATCCTCGCCCGGCACGTCGATGCCTGGGTCAGCCCGACCAACTCCCGCGGGCGGATGGACGGCGGGGTCGATGCGGTCATCAAGCGGCACCTCGGGGCGGGGATCCAGCTGCGCGTCCAGCGGGCGATCCGTGATCAGTTCGAAGGGTCGCTGCCGGTGGGAAGTGCCGTGTGCGTACCGTCCGGGGCGACCAACCCGAAGTTCCTGATCTCGACGCCGACGATGGTGCAGTCGGTGCAGAACGTGAGTGAGACGCTGAACGTGGCTCTGGCGTGCGCCGCCGCGTTCCAGGCCATCCACATGCAGAACGAGAAGGAGCCGGGCAGCATCGAGTCGGTGGCGCTGGTCGGCATGGGCATGGCGACGGGCCGGGTGCCGCCGCGGGTGTGCGCCAACTTGATGTGGACCGGCTACACCCTGTTCAACGACTACTACTTCCAGGACTACGACGACCTGCAGAAGACGATCCGCGAGCAACTCGACGACATCGAGAGCCGCCCTGAAGAGGAGCGGGTGCGGATCAAGCCGCCCGCCGGCCAGTCCCGTGGTTGA
- the tnpA gene encoding IS200/IS605 family transposase: MSPRWGPNPDIRRGRAVVHNLHAHLVFTPKYRRGVFTDEILRRCEDIMIEVCDSFGAELVEFNGEEDHVHLLVHHPPKVALSTLVNSLKGVSARLLSKEYPAHIRKYLWGGHFWSPSYFAASCGGAPLSIIKEYIENQKRPG; the protein is encoded by the coding sequence ATGTCACCGAGATGGGGACCGAATCCCGACATCCGCCGAGGCCGTGCCGTGGTCCACAACCTGCACGCCCACTTGGTCTTCACCCCAAAGTATCGGCGAGGTGTGTTCACCGACGAGATTCTGCGTCGCTGCGAAGACATCATGATCGAGGTGTGCGACAGTTTCGGGGCGGAGCTGGTCGAGTTCAACGGCGAGGAAGATCACGTGCACCTGCTCGTGCACCACCCACCCAAAGTCGCCCTCTCGACGCTGGTAAACAGCCTCAAGGGCGTGTCTGCCCGGCTACTCAGCAAGGAGTATCCGGCACATATCCGTAAGTATCTGTGGGGCGGGCATTTCTGGTCGCCGTCGTACTTCGCCGCCTCCTGCGGCGGCGCACCCCTATCGATCATCAAGGAGTACATCGAAAACCAGAAACGTCCGGGCTGA
- a CDS encoding RNA-guided endonuclease InsQ/TnpB family protein: MKLVVRVKLLPTPEQAAALEATLRAVNDAATWVSTLAHDQRVFRDYDLRKHAYGQIKDRYGLAAQAAQHVIKKVTDAYATLHANLRNGNVGKPGSARRERVQAKPIVFRPSAAQPFDDRCLSWQMDARTVSIWTTWGRMKSVAFTASADQLKTLAAYRKGESDLVYRDGMWFLIATCDLPDVPVTDPDGFLGVDLGIADIATTDDGTHHSGKGLNAVRHRDRELRRRLQRKNTKSAKRLLKKRRRKEARFAADTNHTIAKRIVTEATRTGQGIALEDLQGIRDRVRLRKPQRVTLHSWSFHRLGRFIAYKAARAGVALVYVDPAYTSQGCSACGHVDKKNRPDQETFLCTSCGFAEHADVNAARNIAARGVTSWAVSHAA, translated from the coding sequence ATGAAGCTGGTGGTGCGGGTCAAGCTCCTGCCGACGCCTGAGCAGGCGGCGGCGCTGGAGGCGACTCTACGCGCGGTCAACGACGCGGCCACCTGGGTCTCGACGCTCGCCCACGACCAGCGGGTATTCCGCGATTACGACCTGCGCAAGCACGCCTACGGGCAGATCAAGGACAGGTACGGGCTGGCGGCTCAGGCCGCGCAGCATGTCATCAAGAAGGTCACCGACGCCTACGCCACGCTGCACGCCAATCTCCGCAACGGCAATGTGGGCAAGCCCGGCTCCGCGCGGCGCGAGCGGGTCCAGGCCAAGCCGATCGTCTTTCGCCCCAGCGCGGCCCAGCCGTTCGACGACCGCTGTCTGTCCTGGCAGATGGACGCGCGGACGGTGTCGATCTGGACCACCTGGGGGCGAATGAAGAGCGTGGCGTTCACCGCCTCGGCCGATCAGCTCAAGACGTTGGCCGCCTACCGCAAGGGCGAATCGGACCTCGTATACCGCGATGGCATGTGGTTCCTCATCGCTACCTGCGACCTGCCGGATGTGCCGGTCACCGACCCGGACGGGTTCCTCGGCGTGGATCTGGGCATCGCCGACATCGCCACCACCGACGACGGCACTCATCACTCGGGTAAAGGGCTGAACGCGGTCCGCCACCGCGACCGGGAACTGCGTCGCCGATTGCAGCGTAAGAACACCAAATCCGCGAAACGGCTGCTGAAGAAACGCCGCCGCAAAGAAGCGCGTTTCGCCGCCGACACCAACCACACCATTGCCAAACGCATCGTGACCGAGGCGACACGCACCGGGCAAGGTATCGCCCTGGAAGATCTCCAGGGCATCCGCGACCGGGTACGGCTCCGTAAGCCCCAGCGGGTCACGCTGCATTCGTGGAGCTTCCACCGGCTCGGCCGGTTCATCGCCTACAAGGCGGCCCGTGCCGGTGTCGCTCTGGTCTACGTGGACCCGGCCTACACCTCGCAAGGCTGCTCGGCCTGCGGGCACGTGGACAAGAAGAACCGGCCCGACCAGGAAACCTTTCTCTGTACGTCGTGCGGCTTCGCTGAGCACGCCGACGTCAACGCAGCTCGTAACATCGCCGCACGCGGTGTCACAAGCTGGGCAGTGAGTCACGCTGCCTGA